CGAGACGGTCTTTCTACCGCCACCTCTTTCTCCGGCATGTATACGTATCGGCACGAGCACCGCGTCCGATATCGGGAATGCGACCCGATGGGCGTTGTCTATCACACGCACTACCTCGACTACTTCGAGGCGGCGCGGACCGAAGCGTTACGCGATCTCGGCGTACGGTATCGCGACCTGGAGCACTCCGGAATCATCATGCCGGTCGTGTCGGCGAACGTGGAATATAAACGATCCGCGGAGTACGACGACGTGGTGATCGTGGAAGCACAGTTTCGGGAAATGCCAACGGTTCGGGTCCCCATCGACTACGTCGTCCGCCGCAGGGAAAACGACGACCTCCTCGCCACCGGCCACACGGATCTCTGCTTCATGGACGCCGAGCGTCGTCGCCCCGTCCGGATACCAGAAAATGTGCGCGACGCTTTTCTTCCGCACCTCCCCGATGCGACCTGACGTCCAGTATCCCGTCCACGTGCCGACCCGTTCGGTGGACTCACGGACGCTGACTCGGCTTCACCAGCGGTACGCCTCACATCCATTTCTTCTGCGAACCCGAACGCTTCGATGCAGCTTCCCTCCTATCTCAGCCCCGACGACCTGACCAATTTGATCCGACGCGCCATCCAGGAAGATGTCGGCCCCGGAGATGTCACGACGGAAGCTACGGTAAACTCTGACCAAACCGGCTCGGCATCCATTCGCGCCAAAGCCCCCGGCGTGATTG
The nucleotide sequence above comes from Longibacter salinarum. Encoded proteins:
- a CDS encoding acyl-CoA thioesterase; translated protein: MYTYRHEHRVRYRECDPMGVVYHTHYLDYFEAARTEALRDLGVRYRDLEHSGIIMPVVSANVEYKRSAEYDDVVIVEAQFREMPTVRVPIDYVVRRRENDDLLATGHTDLCFMDAERRRPVRIPENVRDAFLPHLPDAT